Proteins found in one Pelmatolapia mariae isolate MD_Pm_ZW linkage group LG7, Pm_UMD_F_2, whole genome shotgun sequence genomic segment:
- the tigara gene encoding probable fructose-2,6-bisphosphatase TIGAR A isoform X2: MRLYPVSNFRSMKTLTFGLTLVRHGETQYNKDGLLQGQAIDAPLSEAGLQQAEAAGRYLANVKFTSVFVSNMLRAKQTAETIMKHNSSCSALEMSFGIAEGRRLQELKDMAEAAGQTFPGFTPPGGETQEQVKERFKEFLEKMLQQIGAEHFSERGQDESSLPAPSQASPTEGKADDGVKDIPVHALVVTHGAYMCVVVRYFVEELHCRLPQGSDNAHVFSLSPNTGLCRFIVTVRKQDDEFILSGIRCVFIHRGDHVKHRS, encoded by the exons ATGCGTCTTTACCCGGTCTCTAACTTCCGCAGCATGAAAACGCTAACATTTGGGCTGACCCTTGTTCGACA TGGGGAAACTCAGTACAACAAAGATGGTCTGCTGCAAG GCCAGGCTATAGACGCACCTTTGTCTGAGGCTGGGCTGCAGCAGGCAGAAGCTGCAGGGCGATACCTCGCCAATGTCAAGTTCACCAGCGTGTTTGTTAGCAACATGCTGCGGGCAAAACAG ACCGCCGAAACAATAATGAAGCACAACAGTAGCTGTTCCGCTCTAGAAATG AGCTTTGGGATAGCTGAAGGGAGGCGGTTACAGGAGCTCAAAGACATGGCCGAGGCGGCTGGTCAGACGTTTCCAGGCTTCACACCTCCGGGAGGAGAGACGCAGGAGCAG GTGAAGGAGCGGTTCAAAGAGTTTCTGGAGAAAATGCTTCAGCAAATTGGGGCCGAACACTTCAGCGAGAGAGGGCAGGACGAATCGTCGTTACCTGCTCCGTCACAGGCGTCTCCTACTGAGGGGAAGGCCGACGACGGGGTCAAGGATATCCCCGTCCATGCTTTGGTGGTCACCCATGGGGCTTACATGTGCGTGGTGGTGCGCTACTTTGTGGAGGAATTGCACTGCCGCTTACCTCAGGGTTCTGATAACGCACACGTGTTCTCTCTGAGTCCTAACACGGGCCTTTGTCGGTTTATAGTAACCGTGAGAAAACAAGACGACGAGTTCATATTATCAGGGATCCGctgtgtttttatccacagaggGGACCACGTGAAACACAGATCGTGA
- the tigara gene encoding probable fructose-2,6-bisphosphatase TIGAR A isoform X1, with amino-acid sequence MRLYPVSNFRSMKTLTFGLTLVRHGETQYNKDGLLQGQAIDAPLSEAGLQQAEAAGRYLANVKFTSVFVSNMLRAKQTAETIMKHNSSCSALEMVCDPLLIEKSFGIAEGRRLQELKDMAEAAGQTFPGFTPPGGETQEQVKERFKEFLEKMLQQIGAEHFSERGQDESSLPAPSQASPTEGKADDGVKDIPVHALVVTHGAYMCVVVRYFVEELHCRLPQGSDNAHVFSLSPNTGLCRFIVTVRKQDDEFILSGIRCVFIHRGDHVKHRS; translated from the exons ATGCGTCTTTACCCGGTCTCTAACTTCCGCAGCATGAAAACGCTAACATTTGGGCTGACCCTTGTTCGACA TGGGGAAACTCAGTACAACAAAGATGGTCTGCTGCAAG GCCAGGCTATAGACGCACCTTTGTCTGAGGCTGGGCTGCAGCAGGCAGAAGCTGCAGGGCGATACCTCGCCAATGTCAAGTTCACCAGCGTGTTTGTTAGCAACATGCTGCGGGCAAAACAG ACCGCCGAAACAATAATGAAGCACAACAGTAGCTGTTCCGCTCTAGAAATGGTGTGTGACCCTCTGCTTATAGAAAAG AGCTTTGGGATAGCTGAAGGGAGGCGGTTACAGGAGCTCAAAGACATGGCCGAGGCGGCTGGTCAGACGTTTCCAGGCTTCACACCTCCGGGAGGAGAGACGCAGGAGCAG GTGAAGGAGCGGTTCAAAGAGTTTCTGGAGAAAATGCTTCAGCAAATTGGGGCCGAACACTTCAGCGAGAGAGGGCAGGACGAATCGTCGTTACCTGCTCCGTCACAGGCGTCTCCTACTGAGGGGAAGGCCGACGACGGGGTCAAGGATATCCCCGTCCATGCTTTGGTGGTCACCCATGGGGCTTACATGTGCGTGGTGGTGCGCTACTTTGTGGAGGAATTGCACTGCCGCTTACCTCAGGGTTCTGATAACGCACACGTGTTCTCTCTGAGTCCTAACACGGGCCTTTGTCGGTTTATAGTAACCGTGAGAAAACAAGACGACGAGTTCATATTATCAGGGATCCGctgtgtttttatccacagaggGGACCACGTGAAACACAGATCGTGA